In Ruminococcus sp. HUN007, a genomic segment contains:
- a CDS encoding 1-deoxy-D-xylulose-5-phosphate synthase, producing the protein MIIDRINSPADVKKLNSDELIALAADVRKGLMNRLSKRGGHFGPNFGFVEATIALHYVFDSPKDKFVFDVSHQCYTHKILTGRKAAFYSDEHFGDISGYTNPEESEHDFFNVGHTSTSVSLACGLAKARDLNGGKENIIAVIGDGSLSGGEALEGLNFASELKSNFIIIVNDNDMSIAENHGGLYKNLKDLRDSGGRCECNLFKAMGLDYMYVAEGNDISKLIEAFKKVKDTDHPTVVHIRTVKGRGYEIAEKEKENWHWHMPFDPENPDAPSEGSGEDYGSMTCDYLLAKMKKDKSVVAMVAAVPVNIGFTEEKRKEAGDQYVDVGIAEEHAVAMASGIAKNGGKPVFATHSSFFQRTYDQISQDLCINGNSATLLVNTASVFGMHDITHLGIFDIPMISNIPNMVYLAPTCCEEYFAMLDWSIEQNSFPVAVRIPCNGVVHSDRTFDTDYSDLNKYKVTAEGEKIAVIALGDFYQTGEKLAALIKEKTGTAPTLINPRYITGIDAELLESLKKNHDRVITLEDGILDGGFGEKISRFYGPSEMKVYNYGLKKEFIDRYSVDDILKANRITPELICEDVL; encoded by the coding sequence ATGATAATTGACAGAATAAACTCACCGGCAGATGTAAAAAAACTAAACAGCGACGAACTTATTGCACTTGCAGCAGATGTCCGTAAAGGTCTTATGAACAGACTTTCAAAGCGCGGCGGACATTTCGGTCCTAACTTTGGTTTCGTTGAAGCGACCATCGCTTTGCATTACGTTTTTGATTCACCGAAAGACAAATTTGTATTTGACGTATCCCACCAGTGCTACACTCACAAAATACTCACAGGCAGAAAAGCAGCTTTCTACTCGGACGAGCACTTCGGTGACATTTCCGGATACACTAATCCTGAAGAAAGTGAACATGACTTTTTCAATGTAGGTCACACTTCAACTTCCGTCAGCCTTGCCTGCGGTCTTGCGAAGGCAAGAGATCTTAATGGCGGAAAGGAAAATATCATCGCTGTGATCGGTGACGGATCACTCAGTGGCGGTGAAGCTCTCGAGGGACTCAACTTTGCTTCTGAACTTAAAAGCAATTTCATAATAATTGTAAATGACAACGATATGTCTATCGCTGAAAACCACGGCGGACTTTATAAGAACCTAAAGGATCTCCGTGATTCAGGTGGCAGATGCGAATGCAATCTTTTCAAGGCTATGGGGCTTGACTACATGTATGTAGCTGAAGGCAACGATATTTCCAAACTCATTGAAGCTTTTAAAAAGGTAAAGGATACTGATCATCCGACAGTTGTACATATCCGCACTGTAAAAGGGAGGGGCTATGAAATTGCTGAAAAAGAAAAGGAAAACTGGCACTGGCACATGCCGTTTGATCCGGAAAATCCTGACGCACCTTCTGAAGGCAGCGGTGAAGACTATGGCAGCATGACATGTGACTATCTGCTTGCAAAAATGAAAAAGGACAAAAGCGTTGTTGCAATGGTCGCTGCCGTTCCTGTTAATATTGGTTTTACAGAAGAAAAACGAAAAGAAGCCGGCGATCAGTACGTTGATGTCGGAATTGCTGAGGAGCATGCTGTTGCTATGGCATCCGGCATTGCCAAAAACGGCGGAAAGCCTGTTTTCGCAACTCATTCAAGCTTCTTCCAGAGGACCTACGATCAGATCTCACAGGATCTGTGTATAAACGGAAATTCGGCTACCCTGCTTGTAAACACTGCTTCGGTATTCGGAATGCATGACATTACTCATCTGGGTATATTCGATATTCCGATGATATCAAACATTCCGAACATGGTTTATCTCGCTCCGACATGCTGTGAGGAATACTTTGCTATGCTCGACTGGAGTATTGAACAGAACAGCTTCCCTGTTGCCGTAAGAATACCATGCAACGGTGTTGTCCACTCTGACAGAACTTTTGACACAGACTACAGCGACCTTAATAAATACAAAGTAACGGCCGAAGGCGAAAAGATCGCTGTTATCGCCCTCGGTGACTTCTATCAGACCGGTGAAAAGCTTGCCGCTCTTATCAAAGAAAAAACAGGAACCGCTCCGACACTTATCAACCCGCGTTACATAACCGGTATTGATGCTGAGCTTCTTGAAAGCCTTAAGAAGAACCACGACAGAGTCATCACTCTCGAGGATGGAATACTCGACGGCGGTTTCGGAGAAAAGATATCACGTTTCTACGGCCCGTCTGAAATGAAAGTATATAACTACGGCCTTAAAAAGGAATTTATTGACCGTTACAGCGTTGATGACATACTTAAAGCCAACAGAATAACTCCTGAACTCATCTGCGAGGATGTACTCTGA
- a CDS encoding ATP-binding cassette domain-containing protein has protein sequence MGTIIEIKNVTKEFKTLNRHEGLKGSLKDLFSRDYKTVRAVDNVSMSIDQGEIVGYLGPNGAGKSTTIKMMTGVLEPTSGEILVGGNVPYKNRSKNAAEIGVVFGQRTQLWWALPLIESFRLLKDIYQISDKDYNDMLELYKSLVDIEPLLHKPVRQMSLGQRTLSDILAAFLHNPKIVFLDEPTIGLDVSMKAKIRMLIHELNRQKNTTVILTTHDMGDVDALCRRIVIIDKGKMLYDNDIEHLKGFFGSYRTLKIRVDGDMNTEAEAIKTEVPDFKVSSDDEWISVLVDEEKTKVLDVLGLLQKTHNIRDMKLEEISTEDVIKKIYEEGVQ, from the coding sequence ATGGGGACAATAATTGAAATCAAAAACGTAACAAAAGAGTTTAAAACACTGAACCGCCACGAAGGTCTTAAAGGAAGCCTTAAAGATCTGTTTTCGCGCGATTACAAAACCGTGCGTGCGGTAGACAATGTTTCGATGAGCATTGACCAGGGCGAGATAGTCGGTTATCTCGGACCGAACGGTGCCGGAAAATCCACCACTATCAAGATGATGACAGGCGTGCTTGAACCGACTTCCGGCGAAATACTTGTCGGAGGAAACGTTCCGTATAAGAACCGTTCAAAGAACGCAGCTGAAATAGGCGTCGTTTTCGGACAGAGAACACAGCTGTGGTGGGCACTCCCCCTCATCGAATCGTTCAGACTGTTAAAAGACATTTACCAGATATCCGACAAAGACTACAACGATATGCTTGAGCTCTACAAATCGCTTGTTGACATTGAGCCGCTCCTGCACAAGCCGGTACGCCAGATGTCGCTCGGTCAGCGTACACTCAGCGACATTCTTGCTGCATTTCTGCACAATCCGAAAATAGTCTTTCTCGACGAGCCGACGATAGGACTTGACGTATCGATGAAAGCAAAGATACGCATGCTTATCCACGAGCTCAACAGACAGAAGAATACTACCGTTATTCTTACAACACACGACATGGGTGACGTTGACGCACTCTGCCGCCGTATAGTTATTATCGACAAGGGCAAAATGCTCTACGACAACGACATAGAACACCTCAAAGGATTTTTCGGTTCATACCGTACTCTGAAGATCAGAGTTGACGGAGATATGAACACTGAAGCTGAAGCAATAAAAACGGAAGTGCCTGATTTTAAAGTATCTTCCGACGATGAATGGATATCGGTACTGGTAGATGAGGAAAAAACGAAGGTACTTGATGTACTTGGCCTTCTGCAGAAAACACACAATATCCGCGATATGAAACTCGAAGAAATATCCACTGAGGATGTCATCAAAAAGATCTACGAGGAGGGTGTGCAATGA
- a CDS encoding ABC-2 family transporter protein, whose product MNLKKYLTFTRAGIIEALQFRLSFVVMVAGNLLYLIVVYFLWKAIYASAGTDTVNGMTFTDTLIYLVLATALFNFMEMYTVWEMGRNIQSGKIVLDLLKPMEYRRLLFWSYSGSFVMQFLLTFLPTFIAVSIVTRGAIHFGINILYFIISVTLAVMINYSIDFLVGTVCLYTESIWGINIMKQVIVLLLSGATIPIAFFPDTMRTVVYYLPFQSIYNAPLSILLDADAEPKTVFSTLGIQLVWCVVMAVLSKAFWKTSLRQITVNGG is encoded by the coding sequence ATGAATCTGAAGAAATATCTCACATTCACCCGTGCCGGAATCATCGAGGCACTGCAGTTCCGCCTTTCATTTGTAGTAATGGTCGCAGGAAACCTGCTTTATCTCATAGTTGTTTACTTTCTCTGGAAAGCAATTTACGCTTCTGCCGGAACCGATACTGTAAACGGCATGACTTTTACTGATACGCTTATCTATCTCGTACTGGCCACTGCGCTTTTCAATTTCATGGAAATGTACACGGTCTGGGAGATGGGACGTAACATACAGTCCGGAAAGATCGTCCTTGATCTGCTCAAACCAATGGAATACCGGAGGCTGCTCTTCTGGTCATATTCGGGCAGTTTCGTGATGCAGTTCCTTCTCACATTTCTGCCGACATTCATTGCGGTTTCAATCGTGACCCGCGGAGCAATACACTTCGGTATCAATATTCTTTACTTTATAATATCTGTAACGCTGGCGGTCATGATCAACTACAGCATTGATTTTCTCGTTGGAACAGTCTGTCTGTACACAGAATCCATCTGGGGCATAAACATTATGAAACAGGTCATTGTCCTTCTCCTTTCCGGTGCAACGATACCGATAGCATTTTTCCCGGATACAATGAGAACAGTTGTATACTATCTGCCGTTTCAGTCCATTTACAACGCGCCGCTTTCGATTCTGCTCGACGCTGATGCTGAACCGAAAACCGTATTCAGCACTCTCGGGATACAGCTTGTATGGTGCGTGGTAATGGCCGTGCTCAGCAAGGCATTCTGGAAAACATCGCTGCGACAGATAACCGTGAACGGAGGTTAA
- a CDS encoding ABC-2 family transporter protein, translating to MKRKSLSFYFRIYCKILAQDLKSKMSYRADFIISTIGMIFTDISGFISFWIMFRNFPSIDGWNYYEILFLYGFSLISLTPVQCFFDNNWSLRQNVYSGDFIKYCFRPINLFFYYQSEVFDIKGLGQLAFGIGTLIYAWIKLGLGCSAFMIIKLIIFLLTASLIMIALQNAAAATCFWIQNSFYVLDLVYRFRDYAKYPVTIFSPVFRFIFTFLMPIAFIAYYPSLVILRPDQIPVLSWLSPVIGVLFFFISYKIWMYGATRYSGTGS from the coding sequence ATGAAACGAAAAAGTTTAAGTTTTTATTTCCGTATCTACTGTAAGATCCTCGCACAGGACCTTAAAAGCAAAATGAGTTACCGTGCCGACTTTATCATTTCCACCATCGGCATGATATTTACCGACATATCCGGTTTCATAAGCTTCTGGATCATGTTCCGTAACTTTCCTTCAATAGACGGATGGAACTACTACGAGATACTGTTCCTGTACGGATTTTCACTGATCTCGCTGACACCGGTGCAGTGCTTCTTCGACAACAACTGGAGCCTGCGTCAGAACGTATATTCCGGCGACTTCATCAAATACTGCTTCAGACCGATCAATCTTTTCTTCTACTATCAGTCGGAAGTATTTGACATAAAAGGCCTCGGCCAGCTCGCTTTCGGTATCGGAACGCTCATCTACGCCTGGATAAAACTCGGTCTCGGATGTTCAGCGTTCATGATCATCAAACTGATCATCTTCCTGCTCACTGCGTCGCTTATCATGATAGCACTTCAGAACGCAGCGGCAGCTACATGTTTCTGGATACAGAATTCATTCTACGTACTTGACCTCGTATACCGTTTCAGAGACTATGCAAAATATCCGGTAACCATCTTCAGCCCGGTATTCAGATTTATTTTTACATTCTTAATGCCGATAGCATTCATCGCTTACTACCCGAGCCTTGTAATACTCCGTCCGGACCAGATACCGGTACTCTCGTGGCTTTCACCGGTCATCGGTGTTCTGTTCTTCTTCATCAGCTACAAAATATGGATGTACGGAGCTACAAGATACAGCGGCACAGGTTCGTAA
- a CDS encoding GxxExxY protein, translating to MILAGVTDVKHLKGIIRPDEDHKLNSPWNIAADFDIDMSLSESGIKGMLEEYDADHNTGMDTAGVAKEITAYTNGYPFFVSRICQIIDTKLVPQYFDSLTEAWTKAGVDEAVRIILSEDNSLFDSVMGKLEEYPDLKLQLRNILFRGDTVAHLPDDEAQKQLRMYGFIYNKHNVVAITNRIFEMRLCTYFIGESRKNEDLKRMASANKTIFAEVDGGLDIPLIMEYFIKEHNRIHGNDTEEFLEAEGRERFLTYLAPIINGTGTYSIEEQTSNQRRMDVVVHYLGRRYVIELKIWHGERYNEKGEKQICDYLDYFDLTVGYMLSFNFNKNKEQGIKKIQIGDKTLYEATL from the coding sequence GTGATCCTTGCCGGTGTGACGGATGTCAAGCATCTGAAAGGTATAATCAGACCTGATGAAGACCACAAGCTGAACAGTCCGTGGAATATCGCCGCTGACTTCGATATTGATATGAGTCTCTCGGAGTCTGGTATCAAGGGAATGCTTGAAGAGTATGATGCTGACCATAATACGGGTATGGATACTGCTGGTGTTGCAAAGGAGATTACAGCTTATACAAACGGATACCCGTTTTTTGTGAGCCGAATCTGTCAGATTATAGATACGAAACTTGTTCCGCAGTATTTTGACAGTCTTACAGAAGCGTGGACAAAAGCGGGTGTTGATGAGGCTGTAAGAATAATCCTTTCGGAAGATAATTCGCTTTTTGACTCAGTTATGGGAAAGTTAGAGGAATATCCTGATTTAAAGCTTCAGCTGAGAAACATACTTTTCAGAGGAGATACAGTTGCTCATCTTCCAGATGACGAAGCTCAGAAACAGCTTAGAATGTACGGATTTATTTACAATAAGCATAATGTTGTAGCAATAACAAACCGTATTTTTGAGATGAGACTTTGTACTTACTTCATTGGTGAAAGCAGGAAGAATGAAGATCTTAAACGTATGGCTTCTGCGAATAAGACGATTTTTGCAGAGGTTGACGGCGGTCTTGATATTCCGCTTATTATGGAGTATTTTATAAAGGAACATAATCGTATTCACGGAAACGATACTGAGGAATTTCTTGAAGCTGAAGGAAGAGAACGTTTCCTTACTTACCTTGCACCGATCATAAATGGTACAGGAACATACAGCATCGAAGAACAGACAAGCAATCAGAGGCGCATGGATGTAGTCGTTCATTACCTTGGCAGAAGATATGTGATTGAACTGAAAATCTGGCATGGTGAAAGATACAATGAGAAAGGTGAAAAGCAGATCTGCGATTACCTTGATTATTTTGATCTGACGGTCGGATATATGCTCAGTTTTAATTTCAATAAGAACAAAGAACAGGGAATTAAAAAGATTCAGATAGGTGACAAGACCTTGTACGAAGCAACCCTTTAG
- a CDS encoding AAA family ATPase, translated as MKVFNTTAMCIPEEHYMVDISERVKEIKKLVDAKKYFTINRARQYGKTTTLTALDTFLSDYYDVISLDFQDLTDGSYLDESSFVKGLAQVLCDTRDSIEIPLPDEFYDSFQTLTAEDKSLVMNDIFRIFDRWCKQNAKPIVLIIDEVDTATNNQVFSGFSR; from the coding sequence ATGAAGGTTTTTAATACAACCGCTATGTGTATACCTGAAGAACACTACATGGTAGATATCTCAGAGCGTGTAAAAGAGATAAAAAAACTCGTAGATGCAAAGAAGTATTTTACTATCAACCGCGCGCGTCAGTATGGTAAAACTACTACTTTGACGGCTTTAGATACATTCCTGTCCGATTATTATGATGTGATCAGTCTTGACTTCCAGGATCTTACTGATGGCAGTTATCTTGATGAAAGCTCGTTTGTCAAAGGACTGGCACAGGTGCTGTGTGATACAAGAGATTCAATAGAAATTCCTTTGCCTGATGAATTTTATGACTCATTTCAGACACTCACTGCAGAAGATAAGAGCCTTGTAATGAATGATATTTTCAGGATCTTTGATCGCTGGTGTAAGCAAAATGCTAAACCTATCGTTCTGATCATTGATGAAGTTGATACTGCGACGAATAATCAGGTTTTTTCTGGATTTTCTCGGTAA